From Domibacillus sp. DTU_2020_1001157_1_SI_ALB_TIR_016, a single genomic window includes:
- a CDS encoding diacylglycerol kinase: MTKRARIIYNPTSGRELFRKHLPEALEKLERAGYETSAHATTGEGDATEAARIATERKFDVVIAAGGDGTLNEVVNGLAGQEHRPKFGVIPMGTTNDFARALHIPRDIQGAIDVITAGETIPVDVGRMNERYFINIAGGGRLTELTYEVPSKLKTMLGQLAYYLKGIEMLPSIKPTDIRIEYDGEVFEGESLLFLIGLTNSVGGFEKLAPDSSVNDGLFTLIILKKTNLAEFIRIASLALRGDHLNDPHVIYTKASRIHVQSSEPLLINLDGELGGEIPADFENLYRHLDVFAPIEKLRPQDRIY; the protein is encoded by the coding sequence ATGACGAAACGAGCACGAATTATTTACAATCCAACCTCTGGGCGCGAATTGTTCCGCAAGCATTTGCCGGAAGCGCTCGAAAAGCTTGAAAGAGCCGGATATGAAACTTCCGCGCATGCAACAACGGGAGAAGGAGATGCGACCGAAGCAGCACGAATCGCCACGGAACGGAAATTCGATGTTGTCATTGCAGCGGGCGGCGATGGAACGTTAAATGAAGTAGTGAATGGCCTGGCCGGCCAGGAGCATCGTCCGAAATTCGGCGTGATTCCAATGGGCACGACCAATGACTTCGCCCGGGCATTGCATATTCCGCGTGATATTCAAGGAGCCATCGATGTGATCACAGCCGGTGAAACCATTCCGGTGGACGTCGGGCGCATGAATGAGCGCTATTTCATTAATATTGCAGGGGGCGGCCGTTTAACAGAGCTTACGTATGAAGTGCCAAGCAAGCTGAAGACGATGCTCGGCCAGCTTGCTTATTATTTAAAAGGTATCGAGATGCTGCCTTCGATCAAGCCGACAGATATTAGAATTGAATATGATGGTGAAGTGTTTGAAGGAGAATCTCTTCTTTTTTTAATCGGGCTGACGAATTCAGTCGGCGGTTTTGAAAAGCTGGCGCCGGATTCATCTGTTAACGATGGTTTATTTACGCTGATTATCTTAAAGAAAACCAACCTGGCTGAATTTATCCGAATTGCGAGCCTTGCCCTGCGGGGAGATCATTTAAATGACCCTCATGTTATTTATACAAAAGCAAGCCGCATTCATGTTCAATCATCGGAACCGTTACTGATTAATCTTGACGGGGAGCTTGGCGGCGAGATTCCGGCTGATTTTGAAAATTTATACCGCCATCTTGACGTTTTTGCACCAATCGAAAAGCTTCGTCCACAGGACCGCATTTATTAA
- a CDS encoding thioredoxin family protein, producing the protein MNLQEWFEKGLTPEDYINNMSEHKENLLYVLKNFHLSSEEASLIDKVSEANWRVIVLTEDWCGDAMVNIPILLAMAKAAKMEVRMLHRDENLELMDQYLTNGTSRAIPIFIFINEEGAEQAVWGPRAPAVQEMVTQYRSSLPPRDHEDFEKKSRDMIQALTETYRTDESIWQEIYRSIKTTLAERLY; encoded by the coding sequence ATGAATCTGCAGGAATGGTTTGAAAAAGGACTGACACCTGAGGACTATATAAACAATATGTCGGAGCATAAAGAAAATCTTCTTTATGTATTAAAAAATTTTCACTTATCGAGCGAAGAAGCTTCTCTTATTGATAAAGTAAGCGAAGCCAATTGGCGTGTCATTGTCCTCACAGAAGACTGGTGCGGGGACGCTATGGTGAACATTCCGATTCTGCTTGCCATGGCAAAAGCAGCAAAGATGGAAGTCCGTATGCTGCACCGCGATGAAAATCTGGAGCTGATGGACCAGTATTTAACAAATGGAACATCACGGGCAATTCCTATTTTTATTTTTATAAACGAAGAAGGAGCGGAGCAGGCCGTATGGGGACCGCGTGCTCCAGCCGTGCAGGAAATGGTCACACAGTACCGTTCATCGCTGCCGCCGCGTGACCATGAAGATTTCGAGAAAAAGAGCCGTGACATGATCCAGGCATTGACAGAAACCTACCGCACGGACGAATCGATCTGGCAGGAAATATACCGCAGCATAAAAACAACGCTTGCGGAACGATTATATTAA
- the argC gene encoding N-acetyl-gamma-glutamyl-phosphate reductase: MKASVIGASGYGGIELIRLLSNHPHFELHAVYSSSKDGVPVTEEYPHLAEICPLPLTKIDTEAIKQESDVVFLAVPSGAAAALAPQLAGGRAKVVDLSGDLRLKETEDYKKWYKKDPAPKEFVADAVYGLTEWNRENIKSASVLSNPGCYPTAALLGLAPAVQNGVIDMKNIIIDAKSGVSGAGRGLSPIVHFAEMNDNFRIYKVNEHQHIPEIEQQLSWWSESAAPITFSTHLLPVSRGIMATMYAPLTRDMTTEEAHALYADTYKNDPFVRVRPVKQFPGIKEVAGSNFCDISVDVDTRTNRLVIVSVIDNLVKGAAGQAVQNANIMFGFEETSGLKGFPMYP; this comes from the coding sequence ATGAAAGCATCAGTCATCGGCGCTTCCGGCTACGGAGGAATTGAACTTATACGCCTTTTATCCAATCATCCACATTTTGAGCTGCACGCTGTTTATTCATCCAGCAAAGACGGCGTTCCTGTTACAGAAGAGTATCCTCATCTTGCCGAGATTTGCCCGCTTCCCTTAACGAAAATTGATACAGAAGCGATCAAACAGGAGTCAGACGTTGTATTTTTAGCGGTTCCTTCCGGCGCAGCCGCTGCCCTTGCCCCCCAGCTTGCCGGCGGACGGGCCAAAGTCGTCGATTTATCCGGAGACCTTCGCTTAAAAGAAACAGAAGATTATAAAAAGTGGTATAAAAAAGACCCGGCTCCAAAAGAATTTGTCGCCGATGCCGTGTACGGGCTGACAGAATGGAACCGCGAAAACATTAAGTCGGCATCCGTTCTATCCAATCCGGGCTGTTATCCGACAGCAGCGCTTTTAGGGCTTGCTCCCGCTGTACAAAACGGTGTAATTGATATGAAAAATATTATTATTGATGCCAAATCCGGTGTATCGGGTGCTGGACGCGGCTTGTCTCCGATCGTTCATTTCGCGGAGATGAATGATAACTTCCGCATTTATAAAGTAAATGAACATCAGCACATTCCGGAAATTGAGCAGCAGCTTTCCTGGTGGAGCGAATCAGCCGCCCCCATTACGTTTTCTACCCACCTTCTGCCGGTATCCCGTGGAATTATGGCAACGATGTATGCACCGCTCACACGCGATATGACAACAGAAGAAGCACATGCTCTTTATGCTGATACCTACAAAAACGATCCATTTGTCCGTGTCCGCCCAGTGAAACAGTTCCCTGGCATTAAAGAAGTAGCCGGTTCAAACTTCTGTGATATTTCTGTTGATGTGGATACACGCACGAACCGTCTTGTAATCGTGTCCGTTATCGATAACCTTGTAAAAGGTGCAGCGGGACAAGCCGTTCAAAATGCAAATATTATGTTTGGATTCGAAGAAACATCGGGGCTTAAAGGCTTTCCGATGTACCCATAA
- the argB gene encoding acetylglutamate kinase — MKTVVVKCGGSVLKELSQSFFDSMNALIADGYKIVFVHGGGPEINAMLEKMNVKSEFKNGLRVTSEEVLQAAELVLSGSMNRKLVRMLEAQGIPAIGVQSSDQGILQADFINQEELGFVGDVTAVNKEVLQLFLEAGLLPVLTPIAKGPDGTVLNVNADHAAGAAAYTLEADHLLMVTDVPGVLKNGELIPSLTASQTNELIDSGVISGGMIPKVHTALKALESCGHVHIVSGKKPFYENETWHGTLFQKEETV; from the coding sequence ATGAAAACAGTAGTCGTAAAATGCGGCGGCAGTGTGTTAAAAGAATTGTCACAAAGCTTTTTTGACAGCATGAACGCGCTGATCGCCGATGGATACAAAATTGTGTTTGTTCACGGCGGCGGCCCGGAAATTAACGCTATGCTCGAGAAAATGAACGTAAAAAGCGAGTTTAAAAACGGCCTGCGCGTTACGTCAGAGGAAGTGCTTCAGGCAGCGGAGCTTGTTCTTTCCGGAAGCATGAACCGGAAACTGGTCCGTATGCTTGAAGCACAAGGTATTCCGGCTATCGGTGTACAGTCAAGCGACCAGGGTATCCTTCAGGCTGACTTTATTAACCAGGAAGAACTCGGGTTTGTCGGCGACGTAACAGCTGTTAACAAAGAAGTGCTCCAGCTGTTCCTTGAAGCCGGCCTCCTTCCCGTTCTGACACCGATTGCGAAAGGTCCAGACGGAACGGTGCTGAATGTGAATGCAGACCATGCAGCAGGCGCGGCTGCTTACACTCTTGAGGCAGACCACCTTCTTATGGTGACAGACGTGCCCGGTGTTTTAAAAAATGGTGAACTGATTCCATCTCTCACTGCTTCCCAAACAAACGAACTTATTGATTCCGGTGTAATCAGCGGCGGGATGATCCCAAAAGTTCATACTGCCCTGAAAGCACTCGAAAGCTGCGGACATGTTCATATTGTCTCTGGCAAAAAACCGTTCTACGAAAATGAAACGTGGCATGGCACTTTATTTCAAAAGGAGGAAACAGTATGA
- a CDS encoding acetylornithine transaminase: MSHLFPTYARWDVTPVKAKGSYLTAKGGKEYLDFTSGISVCNLGHAPDNVKTAVEEQLNQFWHTSNLFQIELQEKVAKQLTDASGLDLVFFGNSGAEANEAAIKLARKSTGRTKVITFVDSFHGRTFATMAATGQDKIKTGFGPMLESFEYVTMNDLDSLTAALDDNTAAIMFEVIQGEGGINEGNADFLKQAEKLAHQNGSLVIIDEIQTGIGRTGKPFAFQHIGLNPDIISVAKGIASGFPLGAIIGKASLAEAFSAGSHGSTFGGNPVALAAAKETLNTIFDESFLADVTQKGELIHSLLEEALKEQPIFKKLKGRGLMVGIELNEEAGPFLAKAREQNLLILTAGTHVIRLLPPLTVTEDEIKAAVNVITHILTN; the protein is encoded by the coding sequence ATGAGTCATTTATTTCCTACATATGCAAGATGGGATGTTACACCCGTCAAAGCAAAAGGCTCTTATTTAACAGCAAAAGGTGGCAAGGAATATTTAGACTTTACATCCGGCATCAGCGTATGCAACCTTGGCCACGCACCGGACAACGTCAAAACAGCAGTTGAAGAGCAGCTGAATCAGTTTTGGCATACGTCAAATTTGTTTCAAATTGAGCTGCAGGAAAAAGTAGCGAAGCAGCTGACAGACGCGTCAGGGCTCGATCTTGTGTTTTTCGGAAACAGCGGCGCTGAAGCAAATGAAGCAGCCATTAAGCTTGCCCGCAAATCAACTGGCCGTACAAAAGTGATTACATTCGTTGATTCATTCCATGGCCGCACTTTTGCCACGATGGCGGCGACCGGCCAGGACAAAATTAAAACCGGCTTCGGTCCCATGCTCGAATCATTTGAGTATGTCACCATGAATGATCTTGATTCCTTGACAGCTGCCCTTGATGACAATACCGCAGCCATTATGTTTGAAGTGATTCAAGGTGAAGGCGGTATTAATGAAGGAAATGCAGACTTTTTAAAGCAAGCCGAAAAACTGGCTCATCAAAATGGCTCTCTTGTTATTATTGATGAAATCCAGACAGGCATCGGCCGTACCGGAAAGCCATTTGCTTTTCAGCATATCGGCTTGAATCCGGATATTATTTCGGTTGCAAAAGGAATTGCGAGCGGCTTCCCTCTCGGTGCGATTATCGGTAAAGCGTCCCTTGCCGAAGCGTTTTCTGCCGGTTCACACGGCTCGACATTCGGCGGCAACCCGGTGGCTCTTGCAGCGGCCAAAGAAACATTGAACACCATCTTTGACGAATCCTTTTTGGCCGACGTAACCCAAAAAGGCGAACTGATTCACTCGCTGCTCGAAGAAGCACTAAAAGAGCAGCCTATCTTTAAAAAGCTCAAAGGAAGAGGCTTAATGGTAGGTATTGAGCTGAATGAAGAAGCGGGGCCGTTTTTAGCCAAAGCGCGTGAACAAAACCTGCTTATTTTAACAGCCGGTACTCATGTAATCCGCCTTCTTCCGCCTCTTACCGTAACAGAGGATGAAATTAAAGCAGCTGTGAACGTGATCACCCATATTTTAACCAATTAA